AGCCTCCGGATACGCGGTCAGACAGGCCGTGATGGCCGTCCGGTCCGGCATGGTCGATGTCGCCCTCGCCAGCGGCGTCGAGGTGATGACGGACCTCTCCGGGGACGCCGTCCGCTACTGGCTCGGCGTGTCGGGCGAGACGGAGTGGGAGCGGATGAGCGGGACGACGTTCGCCGGCGTCTACGCGCAGATGGCCTCAGCGCACATGCGCGAGTACGGGACGACGACCGAACAGCTCTCCCACGTCGCCGTCAAGAACCACGCCAACGGCGCGAAGAACCCGAAGGCGCATCTCGGGTTCAGCTGCACTCTCGAGGATGCGGTGAACGCCCCGCCCGTCGCCGATCCGCTCAATCTGTATCACTGCTGTCCCACGACGGACGGCGCGGCGGCGGCGCTCATCGTCAGCGAGGACGTCGTCGAAAAGTACACCGATACGCCGGTCCGCGTCGCGGGCGTCGGCGCTGCCTCCGACCGGGTCGGGCTGTTCCAGCGCGACACCTACACCTCCGTCCCGGCAGCCAAGGCCGCGGGCGAATCAGCCTACGAGGAGGCGGGGATCACCGTCGACGACCTCGACTTCGCCGAAGTCCACGACTGCTTCGCCATCGCGGAGCTGATGGCCTACGAAGACCTCGGCTTCTGTCCCGCCGGAGAGGCCGGCCCGTACATCGAATCGGGCGCGACCCGCCCCGACGGCGAGCTGCCGGTCAACACCTCCGGCGGCCTCAAATCGAAGGGCCACCCGATCGGCGCGACCGGTGCCGGACAGGTCGTCGAGGCGTTCGATCAGCTGACCGG
This genomic window from Natronomonas salsuginis contains:
- a CDS encoding thiolase domain-containing protein: MRDAYVVGAGQSKYGSFPDESYRSLFETAVQNTVSSVDHGIETSEVDEAYVGTLGVGGRQLGLPGPAVTEHVGIAGVPVTRVENACAASGYAVRQAVMAVRSGMVDVALASGVEVMTDLSGDAVRYWLGVSGETEWERMSGTTFAGVYAQMASAHMREYGTTTEQLSHVAVKNHANGAKNPKAHLGFSCTLEDAVNAPPVADPLNLYHCCPTTDGAAAALIVSEDVVEKYTDTPVRVAGVGAASDRVGLFQRDTYTSVPAAKAAGESAYEEAGITVDDLDFAEVHDCFAIAELMAYEDLGFCPAGEAGPYIESGATRPDGELPVNTSGGLKSKGHPIGATGAGQVVEAFDQLTGRAGDRQLDDPKIGLTHNVGGSGGAAVVHVFERDDEVIDA